A genomic region of Chryseobacterium sp. KACC 21268 contains the following coding sequences:
- a CDS encoding xanthine dehydrogenase family protein molybdopterin-binding subunit, translating into MGFIDIITNKFKKPEGRVEGVEKVTGNGKFAAEYQVKNVCYAVLVNSTVPSGKIKSILVDKAKEVEGVIDIITHLHKPLVPGMATEDKIKESKFGLPVFHTDKIFFKGQPIAMVIAETLEDATFAASMVEAEYQKDSFVIEFESAKQLIPLKPEGKERGSEEAWQNLPFIIDEQYNIKADIHNPMEMHATIAHWTGNDTLRLYDKNQGVNNVQKIIGKLFGIPEKNIEVFSEFVGGGFGSGLRVWPHVLASIMAAKQVNRPVKLMLTRPQMFSGTGYRPASWQRLKIGSDKDANLLGVLHQAKNGTSLYENFNDGITRVTRLIYKLPNLKTEAAIVPLNLSTPTWMRGPGDCTGVFALESAVDELSYKLKMDPVELRLKNISLEKHPDSGLPWSTHFLDEGLKRGAKMIGWDARKPKPASTIEGDWYIGYGMAVGMWNAGRREAKAAIIFHKDGSMKVQTAMTDIGTGTGTGMQNIAHEITGISKDKISIELGNSALPPAPSQGGSTGLSSVSGAVFEVSNQLKLKLAEYASTINSGFKSAPADHIILTESKIALKNNATVSVSYNELFEKNNLDEVKVEVSSKPGDEQKKFAFCSSSAHFCKVRVNKRTGKVKVDKLAVVGDGGKIINSQAAANQMSGAAVGGIGMALMEENQIDAKLGSLIANDLAGYHFAVNADAPIIEVDFINKPDPNINPSGAKGLGEVGIIGTAPAIANAIYNAIGLRMRDLPITPDKILMALSKQ; encoded by the coding sequence ATGGGATTTATTGATATCATTACAAATAAATTTAAGAAACCTGAAGGTCGGGTAGAAGGCGTAGAAAAAGTGACGGGCAATGGAAAATTTGCCGCGGAATATCAGGTGAAAAATGTCTGCTATGCCGTTTTGGTCAATAGTACAGTTCCGTCTGGCAAGATCAAATCAATTTTGGTTGATAAAGCCAAAGAGGTCGAAGGCGTGATCGATATAATCACACATCTACATAAACCTTTGGTTCCTGGGATGGCAACTGAAGATAAGATCAAAGAGTCAAAATTCGGTTTGCCTGTTTTCCATACAGATAAGATCTTCTTCAAAGGTCAGCCGATTGCGATGGTCATTGCGGAAACCTTGGAAGATGCCACATTTGCAGCATCCATGGTAGAAGCAGAATATCAGAAGGACAGTTTCGTTATCGAATTTGAATCTGCAAAACAATTAATTCCTTTGAAACCGGAAGGAAAAGAGAGAGGAAGTGAGGAGGCGTGGCAGAATTTACCTTTCATTATCGATGAACAGTACAATATCAAAGCTGACATTCACAATCCGATGGAAATGCACGCTACGATTGCACATTGGACAGGAAATGACACTTTAAGGCTTTATGACAAGAATCAAGGTGTGAACAATGTTCAGAAAATAATCGGTAAACTGTTCGGGATTCCAGAAAAAAATATAGAAGTTTTCAGCGAGTTTGTAGGTGGTGGCTTTGGCTCCGGATTGCGCGTTTGGCCACACGTCCTAGCCTCAATAATGGCCGCTAAACAAGTGAACCGACCAGTCAAATTGATGTTGACTAGACCTCAAATGTTCTCAGGCACAGGATACAGACCAGCTTCGTGGCAACGACTGAAGATAGGCTCAGACAAAGATGCCAATCTTTTGGGTGTACTTCATCAGGCAAAGAACGGCACCTCATTGTATGAAAATTTTAATGACGGCATCACCAGAGTTACCAGATTGATCTATAAACTTCCCAATTTGAAAACGGAAGCTGCCATCGTCCCTTTGAATCTCAGTACACCAACCTGGATGCGAGGACCAGGCGATTGTACCGGCGTTTTTGCATTGGAATCTGCCGTGGATGAATTAAGTTATAAATTGAAAATGGATCCGGTAGAATTAAGATTAAAGAATATCTCCTTAGAAAAACATCCAGATTCTGGCTTGCCTTGGTCGACTCATTTTCTAGATGAAGGCCTCAAAAGAGGTGCTAAAATGATAGGATGGGACGCCAGAAAACCTAAACCGGCAAGTACCATTGAAGGCGATTGGTACATTGGCTACGGAATGGCTGTCGGGATGTGGAACGCTGGACGGCGTGAAGCAAAGGCAGCAATTATTTTCCATAAAGATGGCAGTATGAAAGTTCAGACAGCGATGACCGATATCGGAACCGGAACTGGAACCGGAATGCAGAATATCGCGCACGAGATCACAGGAATATCAAAAGACAAGATCAGCATTGAACTTGGAAATTCAGCGCTTCCTCCGGCGCCAAGTCAGGGTGGAAGTACGGGATTGTCATCCGTGAGTGGTGCTGTTTTCGAAGTGAGCAATCAATTAAAGTTAAAATTAGCTGAATACGCTTCGACCATTAATTCTGGTTTTAAAAGTGCTCCTGCAGATCACATTATCCTTACCGAATCAAAAATTGCCTTAAAAAATAATGCTACCGTTTCTGTTTCCTACAACGAACTGTTCGAAAAGAATAATCTGGATGAGGTGAAAGTTGAGGTGTCATCCAAACCAGGTGATGAGCAAAAGAAATTTGCGTTTTGTTCGTCCTCAGCTCATTTCTGCAAAGTTCGCGTGAATAAAAGAACAGGAAAAGTTAAAGTAGATAAGCTGGCTGTAGTGGGTGATGGTGGGAAAATCATCAATTCTCAGGCGGCAGCCAATCAAATGTCTGGAGCAGCAGTGGGCGGAATTGGAATGGCCTTGATGGAAGAAAATCAAATCGATGCCAAACTAGGATCATTGATTGCCAACGACCTTGCTGGATATCACTTCGCCGTGAATGCAGACGCGCCGATCATCGAAGTTGATTTTATAAACAAGCCTGATCCAAATATCAATCCATCCGGAGCGAAAGGTTTGGGAGAAGTGGGAATTATCGGAACGGCTCCAGCCATTGCAAATGCGATCTACAACGCCATCGGTTTGCGAATGAGAGACTTGCCGATTACACCAGACAAAATATTAATGGCATTATCAAAACAATAA
- a CDS encoding SRPBCC family protein, producing the protein MVHRLYREQQLNCDIETAWKFFSSANNLAVITPKDMNFTVLTKLENDEIYKGMLIDYTVSPILKIPMKWQTQITQVDFQKSFTDFQQKGPYKLWNHYHEFIPNENGVLIKDTVSYELPMGFLGEIAHKLFVKSKLKNIFDFRHEVLEVMFNNKRKE; encoded by the coding sequence ATGGTACACAGACTTTATAGAGAACAACAACTCAACTGCGATATAGAAACGGCTTGGAAATTCTTTTCCTCCGCCAACAATTTAGCCGTCATCACGCCGAAAGATATGAATTTCACAGTGTTGACGAAATTGGAGAACGATGAAATTTACAAAGGAATGCTGATAGATTACACAGTTTCACCGATTCTGAAAATCCCAATGAAATGGCAAACACAGATCACGCAAGTGGATTTCCAGAAGAGTTTTACGGATTTTCAGCAAAAAGGACCCTACAAATTGTGGAATCATTACCACGAATTTATCCCAAACGAAAATGGTGTTTTGATAAAAGACACTGTAAGCTACGAACTCCCGATGGGATTTTTGGGCGAAATTGCACACAAACTCTTTGTGAAAAGTAAACTCAAAAATATCTTTGATTTCCGCCACGAAGTCTTGGAAGTGATGTTCAACAACAAAAGAAAAGAATAA
- a CDS encoding phytoene/squalene synthase family protein, protein MKKLFDDLSFKISKQTTKQYSTSFSLGILALSSKIRNPIYAIYGYVRLADEIVDSFHGFDKEKLLCRFREDTFLALEEKISLNPIMQSFQETVSKYEIDHELIKQFLRSMEMDLHKIDYNSELYKEYILGSAEVVGLMCLHIFVNGDKDEFERLKPSAMILGSAFQKVNFLRDMKDDYDVLGRTYFPNVDIKAFDNQVKTEIEKEIANEFQLALEGIKKLPTSSRFGVYLAYRYYLSLFKKIKRTSATKMINQRIRISNSKKISLMMGSYVEYKMLSI, encoded by the coding sequence ATGAAAAAACTATTTGACGACCTTTCGTTCAAGATCAGCAAACAGACGACAAAGCAATACAGCACAAGTTTTTCGCTAGGAATCTTGGCTTTATCTTCCAAAATTCGAAATCCGATTTACGCAATTTACGGTTATGTAAGATTAGCAGACGAGATTGTGGACAGTTTTCACGGCTTCGACAAAGAAAAACTTTTGTGCCGTTTCCGAGAAGACACTTTTTTGGCTTTGGAAGAGAAGATTTCGCTTAATCCAATTATGCAATCTTTCCAGGAAACTGTGAGCAAATACGAGATTGATCACGAACTCATCAAGCAATTTCTGAGAAGTATGGAAATGGATCTTCACAAGATTGATTACAACTCGGAGCTTTACAAAGAATATATTTTGGGTTCTGCGGAAGTGGTTGGTTTGATGTGCCTTCACATTTTCGTAAACGGTGATAAAGATGAATTTGAAAGGTTGAAACCTTCTGCAATGATCTTGGGATCGGCTTTCCAAAAAGTGAATTTCCTGCGTGATATGAAAGATGATTATGATGTTTTGGGCAGAACTTATTTCCCTAATGTTGATATCAAAGCATTTGACAATCAAGTAAAAACGGAAATCGAAAAAGAAATAGCAAACGAATTCCAATTGGCATTAGAGGGCATTAAAAAATTACCAACTTCTTCTAGATTCGGCGTTTATTTGGCGTACAGATATTATCTTTCGCTTTTCAAAAAAATCAAGCGAACGTCTGCCACCAAAATGATCAACCAGAGAATCCGAATCTCCAACAGCAAAAAAATATCCCTGATGATGGGAAGTTACGTAGAATACAAAATGTTATCGATCTAA
- a CDS encoding sterol desaturase family protein, which translates to MNFLIILITFFLMEGFTWVVHKYVMHGFLWSLHRDHHDHSSDPPLEKNDYFFVIFAIPAIALMYIGTMNDFDIWFYIGIGITLYGMSYFFVHDIFIHQRVKFLKDTKNPYLLAIRRAHKQHHKHINKEDGECFGFLWVPVKYFKMYFNKDKA; encoded by the coding sequence ATGAATTTCTTAATAATTTTAATAACTTTTTTCCTGATGGAAGGCTTTACTTGGGTCGTTCATAAATATGTGATGCACGGATTTTTGTGGTCACTTCACCGCGATCACCACGATCACAGCAGTGATCCGCCTTTAGAAAAAAACGATTACTTTTTCGTTATTTTTGCGATTCCTGCAATTGCCTTAATGTACATTGGAACAATGAACGATTTTGACATTTGGTTCTACATCGGAATTGGAATTACCCTTTACGGAATGTCGTATTTTTTCGTTCACGACATTTTCATTCATCAACGCGTGAAGTTTTTGAAGGACACGAAAAACCCTTATCTATTGGCAATTAGACGCGCTCACAAGCAACATCACAAACACATCAACAAAGAAGATGGCGAATGTTTTGGATTTCTTTGGGTGCCAGTCAAATATTTTAAAATGTACTTTAACAAAGACAAAGCCTGA
- a CDS encoding (2Fe-2S)-binding protein — protein sequence MGNHGKKSVTLKVNGEDHHFEILPWVSLLDALRERIHLTGTKKGCDHGQCGACTILIDGKRKLSCLTLAVMQEATEIITIEGIANDGELHPIQQAFIDHDAFQCGYCTPGQICSAIGLLNENKAETREEVQDLMSGNLCRCGANRGIINAVMAVKQGISYE from the coding sequence ATGGGAAATCACGGAAAAAAGTCAGTTACACTTAAAGTGAATGGTGAAGACCATCATTTTGAAATATTACCTTGGGTCTCACTTCTGGATGCACTCCGTGAAAGGATACATCTGACAGGAACCAAAAAAGGTTGTGACCACGGGCAATGCGGCGCCTGCACCATTCTGATAGATGGAAAACGAAAATTAAGCTGTCTTACGCTCGCCGTGATGCAGGAAGCTACAGAGATCATAACGATTGAAGGAATTGCTAACGACGGAGAACTTCATCCGATTCAACAAGCATTTATTGATCATGATGCATTCCAATGCGGCTATTGCACACCAGGACAGATCTGCAGTGCGATAGGTTTACTTAATGAAAATAAAGCAGAAACGCGTGAAGAAGTTCAGGATCTGATGAGCGGTAATCTTTGCCGATGTGGTGCTAACAGAGGAATTATTAATGCGGTAATGGCCGTAAAACAAGGCATATCTTATGAATAA
- a CDS encoding lycopene cyclase domain-containing protein, with the protein MIQYTYLLINFFTVIICFIFSFHPKIKFNRHFGAFIKASVLVGLVFILWDIWFTKNGVWWFNYRYLIGLKITELPIEEILFFICIPFSCIFTYFCLDKFFKLDWKPNSEKIFVVISSILFLGIALYCHDRIYTFITFLSTSISLLILYFVLKINWIGKASMIYLILTPGFFLVNGILTGTGLDSPIVNYNPQNHIGFRMLTIPIEDFFYGYEMILWNLFFFYKFKTTSESESNINQQSI; encoded by the coding sequence ATGATTCAATACACCTATTTGCTGATTAATTTCTTTACCGTCATCATCTGTTTTATTTTTTCTTTTCATCCTAAGATTAAATTCAACAGACACTTTGGCGCCTTTATTAAAGCTTCGGTCTTGGTTGGTTTGGTGTTTATTCTTTGGGATATTTGGTTTACGAAAAATGGGGTTTGGTGGTTTAACTATCGATATTTAATCGGCTTAAAAATTACGGAATTGCCAATTGAAGAAATATTATTTTTCATCTGCATTCCGTTTTCCTGTATTTTCACTTATTTCTGTCTGGACAAATTTTTCAAACTTGATTGGAAACCAAATTCTGAAAAGATATTCGTCGTGATCTCATCAATTTTATTTTTAGGAATTGCACTTTATTGTCACGATAGAATTTATACATTTATTACTTTCTTATCAACTTCAATTAGCCTGTTGATTTTATATTTTGTCTTGAAAATCAATTGGATTGGGAAAGCCTCAATGATCTATTTGATATTGACACCGGGATTTTTTTTGGTTAATGGAATTCTTACCGGAACAGGTTTGGACTCTCCCATCGTGAATTACAATCCACAAAATCACATCGGTTTTAGAATGCTGACGATTCCAATTGAGGATTTTTTCTACGGTTACGAGATGATTCTTTGGAATTTGTTTTTCTTTTATAAATTTAAAACAACATCAGAATCAGAATCCAATATCAATCAACAAAGTATCTAG
- a CDS encoding xanthine dehydrogenase family protein subunit M, protein MRPFNFEKVNSAPEALALKSAKSNYIAGGTNLVDLMKKNIAQPETLIDVTTAISNTVENKNTVITIGAMASNNKVATDKTILNKFPLISKSILTGASPQIRNMASSAGNLLQRTRCPYFYDITTPCNKRTPNSGCSAIEGGNRMSAIAGYNDQCVAVHPSDFCISLVALDATVTAVTAEQKEITIPFKDFHKLPDSTPWLDNNLPANAIITKIDVAENKFNKNFSYVKVRDRSSYAFALVSVAAALDLDGKRINDVRLASGGVAHKPWRWYDAEEFLKGKRATEDNFVEAAKLATKDLKPLSENAYKIPMLQGAIVTALKDCLNQ, encoded by the coding sequence ATGAGACCATTTAATTTTGAAAAAGTAAATTCAGCTCCGGAGGCACTCGCGCTGAAATCGGCAAAAAGCAACTACATCGCTGGTGGAACAAACCTGGTGGATCTGATGAAGAAAAATATTGCCCAGCCCGAAACATTGATCGATGTCACGACAGCAATTTCCAACACTGTCGAGAATAAAAATACTGTAATCACCATCGGCGCAATGGCCAGTAATAATAAGGTGGCAACAGATAAAACCATCCTCAACAAGTTTCCTCTGATTTCCAAATCTATTTTGACGGGAGCTTCTCCTCAGATCAGAAATATGGCAAGTTCTGCGGGAAACCTGCTGCAGCGCACAAGATGTCCTTATTTTTATGATATCACAACACCTTGCAACAAGAGAACACCTAACAGCGGTTGCAGTGCCATAGAAGGCGGAAACCGAATGAGTGCCATTGCTGGATATAATGACCAGTGCGTCGCTGTCCATCCATCTGATTTTTGTATTTCTTTAGTTGCTTTGGATGCCACTGTTACGGCAGTTACGGCCGAGCAAAAAGAGATCACAATTCCTTTCAAAGACTTTCACAAATTACCCGATTCAACGCCTTGGCTGGACAATAATCTACCTGCGAATGCAATCATCACAAAAATAGATGTTGCAGAAAACAAATTCAATAAAAATTTCAGTTATGTGAAAGTTAGGGATCGTTCTTCGTACGCATTTGCTTTGGTTTCCGTGGCAGCAGCATTGGATCTGGATGGAAAGAGGATTAACGATGTTCGTCTTGCTTCTGGCGGTGTTGCGCACAAGCCGTGGCGCTGGTACGATGCGGAGGAATTTCTGAAAGGTAAACGTGCGACGGAAGATAATTTTGTAGAAGCGGCAAAACTGGCCACAAAGGATTTAAAGCCGCTATCAGAAAACGCCTACAAAATACCAATGCTTCAAGGAGCAATCGTCACAGCCCTAAAAGATTGTTTGAATCAATAA
- a CDS encoding DUF3817 domain-containing protein translates to MLNFYRKTALIEGVSYLILLFIAMPLKYFLNIPEAVKYFGWIHGILFLLFFVALVLASIKYRWSIIRIAIYLIASVLPFVPFVLDKRLKKEYLQKE, encoded by the coding sequence ATGCTTAATTTTTATAGAAAAACTGCCTTGATCGAAGGTGTTTCTTATCTCATATTGCTTTTCATAGCTATGCCTTTAAAATATTTTTTGAACATTCCTGAAGCTGTTAAATATTTTGGTTGGATTCACGGGATTCTGTTTTTATTATTTTTTGTTGCTCTTGTATTAGCCTCTATCAAATACCGTTGGAGCATAATTAGAATTGCAATTTACCTCATCGCTTCTGTTCTCCCATTTGTACCTTTTGTACTTGACAAAAGACTTAAAAAAGAATATTTACAAAAAGAATGA
- a CDS encoding xanthine dehydrogenase family protein molybdopterin-binding subunit yields the protein MENTPSIGKPVSRLEGHLKVTGSAKYAGEYEADDLLYGYVVNSTITKGKIKSIDTSEVKKMEGIIEVFTHVNRPSTAWFDFQYADMDAPPGTVFKPMKDNEIKYNGQPIALVVAETFEMARYAATKINVVYEEETFETDLKSNLDQSRDPKKGLASMLKPPPPKPTGDFEKEYENSFVKIDSQFSHGTEHHNPMEMYASTVIYEGKDKLKIYDKTQGTINSQMYVANVFGLKMKNVQVISPFVGGGFGSGLRPQHQLFMAVMASLALKRNVRVTLDRAQMYMIGHRPPTLQHTKFGADKNGKVNAIYHKATGETSRFEDYVEIVVNWANMLYPAENTLLEHEIVPLDVYSPLDMRAPGGSTGMHAIEVTMDEIAYKLNIDPLELRLINYSEIDKSSDKEYSSKELRNCYLQGAKKFGWNQRNPEPRSMKRGNKLVGYGMATGIWDANRIFGRAEAIMTADGKVEIKSAVTDIGTGTLTIMTQIAADELGLPIEDITFSYADSKMPFAPIQGGSFTTATVGPAVQNACQALKKKLLKKAKDIQGSFLKDAKFNEVTFKNGFIILNDKPDTKLDFKEIIKANDGKAIKTTNSAMPNPLTYGKKARAVHSAVFVEVEVDEELGTIELTRAVTAVAAGKIINPKTAESQILGGMIWGVSKALHEETILDHNLGRYMNANLGEYHIPVHADIHDLQVVFVEENDQFVNDLGVKGVGEIGGVGMPPAITNAIFHATGKRIYNLPIHFDQLL from the coding sequence ATGGAAAATACACCATCAATTGGAAAACCTGTAAGTCGTCTGGAAGGTCACCTAAAAGTAACAGGAAGTGCAAAATATGCAGGAGAATATGAAGCAGATGATTTATTATATGGCTATGTGGTAAACAGTACCATTACGAAAGGTAAAATAAAATCGATAGATACATCAGAAGTTAAAAAAATGGAAGGTATCATTGAAGTTTTTACGCACGTAAACAGACCTTCTACAGCTTGGTTTGATTTCCAATATGCTGATATGGATGCGCCCCCTGGAACTGTTTTCAAACCGATGAAAGATAATGAAATCAAATACAATGGTCAACCGATCGCTTTGGTAGTTGCAGAGACTTTTGAGATGGCTCGTTATGCAGCGACAAAAATTAATGTAGTTTATGAAGAAGAAACGTTCGAAACAGATCTGAAATCGAATTTGGATCAATCTCGTGATCCGAAAAAAGGTTTGGCTTCTATGCTGAAACCACCGCCACCAAAACCAACAGGTGATTTTGAAAAGGAATATGAAAATTCTTTTGTTAAAATCGACAGTCAGTTTTCCCACGGAACGGAACATCATAATCCTATGGAAATGTACGCTTCGACCGTGATCTATGAAGGAAAAGATAAATTAAAAATATACGACAAAACGCAAGGGACAATCAATTCCCAAATGTATGTGGCCAATGTTTTTGGCTTGAAAATGAAAAATGTTCAGGTAATTTCACCTTTTGTAGGTGGTGGTTTTGGTTCAGGTCTTCGTCCACAGCATCAGCTTTTTATGGCTGTAATGGCTTCGTTAGCATTAAAACGAAATGTCCGTGTGACTTTGGATCGTGCTCAGATGTATATGATCGGACATCGTCCCCCGACTTTACAGCATACTAAATTTGGTGCTGATAAAAACGGAAAAGTAAACGCTATCTACCACAAGGCAACCGGTGAAACTTCGAGGTTTGAAGATTATGTAGAGATTGTTGTCAACTGGGCAAATATGCTTTATCCTGCAGAAAATACTTTGTTGGAACACGAAATTGTGCCACTGGATGTTTACAGTCCGCTGGATATGAGAGCGCCCGGCGGAAGCACAGGAATGCACGCCATTGAGGTGACAATGGATGAAATTGCGTACAAATTAAATATCGATCCTTTGGAATTAAGATTAATAAATTATTCTGAGATTGATAAAAGCAGTGATAAGGAATACTCCAGTAAAGAATTAAGAAACTGCTATCTGCAAGGTGCTAAAAAATTTGGCTGGAATCAGCGAAATCCAGAACCGCGGAGTATGAAGCGGGGAAACAAATTAGTTGGCTACGGAATGGCTACCGGAATTTGGGATGCGAACAGAATATTTGGTAGAGCAGAAGCAATCATGACAGCTGATGGAAAAGTCGAAATCAAGAGTGCGGTTACAGATATTGGAACCGGAACACTGACTATTATGACGCAGATTGCAGCAGATGAGTTGGGTCTTCCGATTGAAGATATTACATTTTCTTATGCCGACAGCAAAATGCCGTTTGCGCCAATTCAGGGTGGTTCTTTCACGACGGCGACAGTTGGACCGGCTGTTCAGAACGCTTGTCAGGCCTTGAAAAAGAAGCTACTCAAAAAAGCAAAAGATATCCAGGGTTCATTTTTGAAAGATGCTAAATTTAATGAAGTTACTTTTAAAAATGGTTTTATTATTTTAAATGATAAGCCAGATACAAAACTTGATTTTAAAGAAATTATAAAAGCTAATGATGGAAAAGCAATCAAAACTACAAATTCCGCTATGCCCAATCCACTGACTTACGGCAAGAAAGCCAGGGCGGTTCACAGCGCAGTGTTTGTAGAGGTAGAAGTAGATGAAGAACTTGGAACTATCGAATTAACGCGGGCGGTAACTGCAGTTGCTGCAGGTAAAATCATTAATCCAAAAACTGCTGAAAGCCAAATCCTCGGCGGAATGATCTGGGGAGTCAGCAAGGCGTTGCACGAAGAAACCATTCTAGATCACAATTTGGGTCGATATATGAATGCCAATTTGGGCGAATATCATATTCCTGTTCACGCCGATATCCACGATCTGCAGGTTGTTTTTGTTGAAGAGAATGATCAGTTTGTGAATGATTTGGGCGTGAAAGGCGTAGGGGAAATTGGCGGAGTAGGAATGCCGCCGGCAATAACCAACGCAATTTTCCACGCCACTGGAAAAAGAATCTATAATCTTCCAATCCACTTTGATCAATTGCTTTGA
- a CDS encoding (2Fe-2S)-binding protein has translation MAHKEQYSRRSFLKISGLLAAFAAVPTSVKAFYQDVKQYLIPKKNVSRLTLNINKTSHTLYVDTRTTLLDLVREQLNLTGSKKGCDHGQCGACTVHIDGERALSCLTLASMAQGKEITTIEGLANGKELHPMQKAFVECDGFQCGYCTPGQIMSAVACVNEGHTGSVEEIKEYMSGNLCRCGAYNGIVQSIQKVAAQ, from the coding sequence ATGGCACATAAAGAACAATACAGCAGGAGGAGTTTCCTCAAGATTTCAGGATTGTTGGCAGCATTTGCCGCAGTTCCAACATCGGTGAAAGCATTCTACCAGGATGTCAAACAATATCTGATCCCAAAGAAAAATGTATCGAGACTGACATTGAATATCAACAAAACGAGTCACACCTTATATGTTGATACGCGTACAACCTTACTAGATCTTGTCCGCGAACAACTCAATCTCACAGGGTCAAAGAAAGGTTGTGACCACGGACAGTGCGGCGCTTGCACCGTTCACATCGATGGTGAAAGAGCGCTAAGTTGCCTCACACTTGCCTCAATGGCTCAGGGAAAAGAAATTACAACGATCGAAGGCTTGGCCAATGGCAAAGAACTTCATCCGATGCAGAAAGCATTTGTTGAATGTGATGGATTCCAATGTGGTTATTGCACTCCTGGACAGATCATGTCCGCGGTCGCCTGCGTCAATGAAGGTCACACAGGTTCGGTAGAAGAGATCAAAGAATATATGAGCGGCAATCTTTGCAGATGTGGCGCATACAACGGTATTGTACAATCCATCCAAAAAGTAGCAGCACAATGA
- a CDS encoding xanthine dehydrogenase family protein subunit M — protein MNNFSYQKATDVNNAISVINENADNKIIAGGTNLIDLMKYFVTEAETLVDINKISDINELLELPNGGVRLGALMINADTAYHPVIEGRYPLLSKAILAGASAQIRNMATNGGNLLQRTRCYYFYDIHTPCNKREPGSGCSAINGYNRIHAILGHSENCIAVFPSDMCVALAALDAVVNISGHDGNRTIEFSDFHRLPGDTPDIDNNLKTGEIITGIDLPKKGFSDNYSYLKLRDRSSYSFALVSVATGLDLENGLIKEARIALGGVSHKPWRVKQAEEFLKEKEPNADNFAAAADIILNGAKGFENNSFKIDLAKKAIVRNCLMALDPTTQRPGAKPSL, from the coding sequence ATGAATAATTTTTCCTACCAAAAAGCTACAGATGTCAATAATGCTATTTCTGTCATTAATGAAAATGCTGACAATAAGATTATTGCAGGCGGAACTAACCTTATCGATCTGATGAAATACTTCGTTACTGAAGCCGAAACATTGGTTGACATCAACAAAATTTCTGATATAAATGAGCTTCTCGAACTTCCAAATGGAGGCGTTCGTTTGGGCGCATTGATGATCAATGCAGATACAGCTTATCATCCAGTGATTGAAGGAAGATATCCATTATTGTCGAAAGCTATTTTGGCTGGAGCATCTGCCCAGATCAGGAATATGGCGACTAACGGCGGCAATCTTTTGCAAAGAACGAGATGCTATTATTTCTACGACATTCACACACCTTGCAACAAACGTGAGCCAGGTTCTGGTTGTTCTGCAATCAATGGTTACAATCGTATTCACGCCATCTTGGGTCACAGCGAAAATTGTATTGCTGTTTTTCCTTCCGATATGTGTGTAGCACTTGCAGCATTGGATGCGGTGGTCAATATCTCGGGTCACGATGGAAATCGAACCATTGAATTTTCAGACTTTCACAGGCTTCCGGGAGATACACCTGATATTGACAACAATCTTAAAACAGGAGAAATCATTACTGGAATTGACCTTCCAAAAAAAGGATTCTCCGATAATTATTCTTATCTAAAATTAAGAGACAGAAGTTCCTATTCTTTTGCATTGGTTTCAGTGGCAACAGGTTTGGATCTTGAAAATGGCCTTATCAAAGAAGCCAGAATTGCGCTGGGAGGGGTTTCTCATAAACCTTGGCGTGTAAAGCAAGCGGAGGAATTTTTGAAGGAAAAAGAACCAAATGCTGACAATTTTGCAGCAGCAGCTGATATCATTCTAAACGGAGCGAAAGGCTTTGAAAACAACAGCTTCAAAATTGATCTTGCTAAAAAGGCAATTGTAAGAAATTGTTTAATGGCATTAGACCCAACAACGCAACGTCCGGGCGCAAAACCTTCTTTATAA